The Pongo abelii isolate AG06213 chromosome 23, NHGRI_mPonAbe1-v2.0_pri, whole genome shotgun sequence genome includes a window with the following:
- the SHISA8 gene encoding protein shisa-8: MARAGARGQLGGRRPPGLRLALALRLALLLARPPSGRAGAPEAQGPAASGTTAPAGGDRCRGYYDVMGQWDPPFNCSSGAYSFCCGTCGYRFCCHDGPRRLDQSRCSNYDTPAWVQTGRPPARARDTAAPRDPGRERSHTAVYAVCGVAALLVLAGIGARLGLERAHSPRARPTVTRALTELLKQPGPQEPLPPTLGPPLGGCVQVQMGDGLPRGSPHNSAGPRTPRLARASPPGEPFMRVATPGLAAAAAARDSEPGPVPGAGGCREDRLGSQPRPENGPPGSHRTASGRGLRRGDSEGGVTRGIGPSRVSLLAPDKKRLNNAPRGSATPGPPRGLRLQGGGSLTLQPDYAKYATFKAAALKAAEAAPRDFYQRFPALEPSPRQPPARAPRPPPDLPAPLDACPWAPPVYAPPAAPGPYAAWNSSRPALPAPLGHPTARAFQVPRRPGHAARRQFSVEKMLETFSPQPPGLYGSAGRGSRYLRTNSKTEVTV; this comes from the exons ATGGCGCGGGCCGGGGCTCGGGGACAGCTCGGCGGCCGCCGTCCGCCCGGCCTCCGGCTCGCGCTAGCACTTCGGCTCGCGTTGCTGCTGGCACGGCCGCCGTCGGGCCGCGCGGGAGCCCCCGAGGCACAGGGTCCCGCGGCGTCCGGCACGACAGCCCCGGCGGGGGGCGACCGCTGCCGCGGCTACTACGACGTGATGGGCCAGTGGGACCCGCCCTTCAACTGCAGCTCGGGCGCCTACAGCTTCTGCTGCGGCACGTGCGGCTACCGCTTCTGCTGCCACGACGGGCCGCGGCGCCTCGACCAGAGCCGCTGTTCCAACTACGACACGCCGGCCTGGGTCCAGACAGGCCGGCCGCCCGCCCGCGCCCGCGACACCGCGGCGCCCCGGGACCCGGGCCGCGAGCGCAGCCATACGGCCGTCTACGCTGTGTGCGGCGTCGCAGCGCTGCTGGTGCTGGCCGGCATCGGGGCGCGCCTGGGCCTGGAGAGGGCGCACAGCCCGCGCGCGCGGCCCACCGTGACCAG GGCGCTGACAGAGCTTCTGAAGCAGCCGGGCCCCCAGGAGCCATTGCCTCCCACCCTGGGCCCACCCCTGGGTGGCTGTGTCCAGGTGCAGATGGGGGACGGCCTCCCCCGGGGCTCCCCCCACAACAGCGCAG GTCCCAGGACTCCGCGCCTGGCTCGAGCGTCGCCTCCGGGCGAGCCGTTCATGAGGGTGGCAACCCCCGGGCTGGCTGCTGCCGCCGCTGCGCGTGATTCGGAGCCAGGCCCTGTTCCAGGCGCTGGAGGCTGCCGCGAAGACAGGCTTGGCTCGCAGCCTCGCCCGGAGAACGGTCCCCCAGGTTCTCACCGAACGGCCTCGGGGAGAGGACTACGGAGAGGTGACAGCGAGGGCGGAGTGACCCGGGGCATCGGACCGAGCCGCGTCTCACTCCTCGCTCCAGACAAGAAGCGCCTCAACAACGCGCCCCGGGGGTCGGCCACCCCGGGGCCCCCGCGCGGCCTGCGGCTGCAGGGAGGCGGCAGCCTGACGCTGCAGCCCGACTACGCCAAGTACGCCACGTTCAAGGCCGCCGCGCTCAAGGCAGCAG AGGCCGCCCCGCGGGACTTCTACCAGCGTTTCCCCGCCCTCGAGCCGTCCCCGCGGCAACCCCCGGCGCGAGCTCCTCGACCACCCCCGGACTTGCCTGCGCCGCTGGACGCCTGCCCCTGGGCCCCGCCGGTCTATGCGCCCCCTGCCGCGCCGGGCCCCTATGCCGCCTGGAACTCCAGTCGCCCGGCCCTGCCCGCCCCGCTCGGCCACCCGACGGCTCGGGCCTTCCAGGTACCCCGGCGACCCGGTCACGCGGCCCGGCGCCAGTTCAGCGTGGAGAAGATGCTTGAGACCTTCAGCCCGCAGCCCCCCGGCCTTTACGGCAGCGCGGGCCGCGGGTCCCGGTACCTAAGGACCAACAGCAAGACCGAGGTCACCGTGTGA
- the TNFRSF13C gene encoding tumor necrosis factor receptor superfamily member 13C: MRRGPRSLRGRDAPAPTPCIPAECFDLLVRHCVACGLLRTPRPKPAGASSPAPRTALQPQESVGAGAGEAALPLPGLLFGAPALLGLALVLALVLVGLLSWRRRQRRLRGASSAEAPDGDKDAPEPLDKVIILSPGISDATAPAWPPPGEDPGTTPPGHSVPVPATELGSTELVTTKTAGPEQQ, translated from the exons ATGAGGCGAGGTCCTCGGAGCCTGCGGGGCAGGGACGCGCCAGCCCCCACGCCCTGCATCCCGGCCGAGTGCTTCGACCTGCTGGTCCGCCACTGCGTGGCCTGCGGGCTCCTGCGCACGCCGCGGCCGAAACCGG CCGGGGCCAGCAGCCCTGCGCCCAGGACGGCGCTGCAGCCTCAGGAGTCGGTGGGCGCGGGGGCCGGCGAGGCGGCGCTgcctctgcccgggctgctcttCGGCGCCCCCGCTCTGCTGGGCCTGGCACTGGTCCTGGCGCTGGTCCTGGTGGGCCTGCTGAGCTGGAGGCGGCGACAGCGGCGGCTTCGCGGCGCGTCCTCCGCAGAGGCCCCCGACGGAGACAAGGACG CCCCAGAGCCCCTGGACAAGGTCATCATTCTGTCTCCGGGAATCTCTGATGCCAcagctcctgcctggcctccTCCTGGGGAAGACCCAGgaaccaccccacctggccacaGTGTCCCTGTGCCAGCCACAGAGCTGGGCTCCACTGAACTGGTGACCACCAAGACGGCTGGCCCTGAGCAACAATAG